From a single Pirellulales bacterium genomic region:
- a CDS encoding HU family DNA-binding protein: MAKAPAATGAKKPKAPSKSEVLNAIAEETNVPKKDVAAVLDALTTEIQKAMSSRGPGMFQIPGLVKITRKSVPARPAQKNVPNPFKPGEFMDRPAKPASKKVKVIPLKNLKAMV, translated from the coding sequence ATGGCGAAAGCCCCAGCAGCGACGGGAGCGAAAAAGCCCAAGGCTCCCAGCAAGAGTGAAGTGTTGAATGCCATTGCCGAAGAAACCAATGTGCCGAAGAAGGACGTGGCCGCCGTCCTCGACGCATTGACCACCGAGATCCAAAAGGCGATGAGCAGCCGCGGTCCGGGAATGTTTCAGATTCCCGGCCTGGTGAAGATCACCCGCAAGAGCGTGCCGGCCCGCCCGGCGCAGAAGAACGTGCCGAACCCCTTCAAGCCCGGCGAGTTCATGGACCGCCCCGCCAAGCCGGCCTCGAAAAAGGTGAAGGTCATTCCGCTGAAGAACCTGAAGGCCATGGTCTGA
- the dtd gene encoding D-aminoacyl-tRNA deacylase, with protein sequence MRVCVQRVLEARVRVGDEVVAEIGRGLLVLLGVAADDGEDDARWLADKLAGLRIFEDQAGKMNLSLREARGAMLVVSQFTLLGDCRRGRRPSFAAAASPEKAERLYEVFVSAARAAQIEVATGRFRQTMQVALVNDGPVTLIVDSKRTQPGTSDEVPRAGLDSP encoded by the coding sequence ATGCGAGTTTGCGTTCAACGAGTGCTGGAAGCACGTGTCCGCGTCGGCGACGAAGTCGTGGCTGAAATCGGCCGCGGCCTGCTGGTGCTGTTGGGAGTGGCTGCCGACGACGGCGAAGACGACGCGCGCTGGCTGGCCGACAAACTTGCCGGCCTGCGCATTTTCGAAGACCAGGCCGGCAAGATGAACTTGTCGCTCCGCGAAGCTCGCGGAGCGATGCTCGTCGTCAGTCAGTTCACGCTGTTGGGCGATTGCCGGCGCGGCCGCCGGCCAAGTTTCGCGGCCGCGGCGTCGCCCGAAAAAGCCGAGCGGCTGTATGAAGTCTTCGTCAGCGCCGCGAGGGCCGCGCAGATCGAAGTCGCCACCGGCCGGTTTCGGCAAACGATGCAGGTGGCGTTGGTCAACGACGGGCCGGTCACGCTGATCGTCGACAGCAAACGAACACAGCCCGGCACGAGCGATGAAGTGCCGCGTGCCGGGCTGGATAGTCCGTGA
- a CDS encoding ZIP family metal transporter → MTPVLLLAVYCTLIFAAALSGGLLPFLFRLTHVWLQLIMSFVGGAMLGVSLLSLLPHAFYEFDGAIYPAAIWLLAGFLAMFFVERAFHFHHHDAPPQADACETAGQHKHHDRSHHSPAHPHATEPRRLTWTAALIGLALHSMIDGMTLAASVVATSSHEMVEAWTGLAVFLVIVLHKPFDSLTLGSLMLVGGQTARTRHVVNFFYALAVPTGAALAYFGVEYEAGGGSQVLGPLLAVAAGTFLCIATSDLLPELQFHSHDRVKLSAALLAGILLAGVMVWFEESGHSHEHGPPVGTRHGHDEP, encoded by the coding sequence ATGACGCCCGTCCTCCTGCTCGCCGTCTATTGCACGCTGATCTTTGCCGCCGCGCTGTCGGGCGGGCTGCTGCCGTTTTTGTTTCGGCTCACGCACGTCTGGTTGCAGCTCATCATGAGTTTTGTGGGCGGCGCGATGCTGGGCGTTTCGCTGTTGAGCCTTCTGCCGCACGCCTTCTATGAGTTCGACGGGGCCATTTATCCGGCGGCCATCTGGCTGTTGGCTGGATTCTTGGCGATGTTCTTTGTCGAACGGGCATTCCACTTCCACCACCACGATGCACCGCCGCAGGCCGACGCCTGTGAGACCGCCGGACAGCACAAACACCACGATCGCAGCCATCACTCGCCTGCCCATCCGCATGCGACGGAGCCGCGGCGGCTGACCTGGACGGCCGCTCTGATCGGCCTGGCGCTGCACAGCATGATCGACGGCATGACGCTGGCGGCCAGCGTCGTCGCCACGTCGTCGCACGAAATGGTGGAGGCGTGGACCGGCCTGGCCGTGTTCCTGGTGATCGTGCTGCACAAGCCGTTCGATTCGCTCACTTTGGGTTCGCTGATGCTGGTCGGCGGGCAAACGGCACGGACGCGGCACGTCGTCAATTTTTTTTATGCCCTGGCGGTGCCCACGGGCGCCGCCCTGGCTTACTTCGGCGTCGAGTATGAGGCCGGCGGCGGCTCGCAAGTTTTGGGGCCGTTGCTGGCGGTCGCGGCCGGCACGTTTCTGTGCATCGCGACCAGCGACCTGCTGCCTGAACTGCAGTTTCATTCCCACGACCGCGTCAAGCTTTCGGCCGCCCTGCTGGCCGGCATCCTCCTGGCCGGCGTCATGGTCTGGTTTGAAGAGTCAGGCCATTCGCACGAACACGGCCCGCCGGTAGGAACGCGGCACGGGCACGACGAGCCGTGA
- a CDS encoding PQQ-binding-like beta-propeller repeat protein, with protein sequence MARRYFDFFCAFLLLAAPTAAADTVVRIQDAEQNWPQWRGPLANGVAPKANPPIEWSETKNVRWKVALPGLGHSTPIVWGDRVFLTAAVPYGDPMPPRPSTAPGNHDNLPVTRRQRFVALALDRGDGHILWQRELREALPHEQGHHTASLASHSPVTDGERLFAFFGSFGLYCLDLDGEVLWQKDFGLMQSLHGHGEGASPALYGDTLVINWDHEGQSFVVALDKRSGDERWKVARDEVTSWATPIIVEQAGKPQVIISGTNRVRGYDLASGKILWECGGLSANIVASPVSSRGVVYVGSSYDKRALLAIRLEGAQGDITGSEQVLWSRSRGTPYVPSPLLYGDTLYFLTHYQGILNRVDARTGEDRPGPLRLGGVSEVYASPVGAADRVYVTDRSGLTLVISHSDTPRLLARNQLDDTFSASAAIAGDELFLRGEHALYCLAESR encoded by the coding sequence ATGGCTCGTCGCTATTTCGATTTCTTCTGCGCGTTCCTCTTGTTGGCGGCACCAACCGCTGCCGCGGATACCGTTGTTCGCATCCAAGATGCCGAGCAGAACTGGCCGCAATGGCGGGGACCGCTGGCCAACGGCGTCGCACCGAAGGCCAATCCACCGATCGAGTGGAGCGAAACGAAGAACGTCCGCTGGAAGGTCGCATTGCCGGGCCTGGGACATTCGACGCCGATCGTCTGGGGCGACCGCGTGTTTCTGACCGCTGCCGTGCCCTATGGCGACCCAATGCCGCCGCGGCCCAGCACGGCTCCGGGCAATCACGACAATCTGCCCGTGACCCGCCGGCAGCGGTTTGTGGCCCTGGCGCTCGACCGGGGCGACGGCCACATCCTCTGGCAACGAGAACTGCGCGAAGCGCTGCCGCACGAGCAAGGACACCACACTGCGAGCCTGGCCTCGCATTCGCCCGTCACCGACGGCGAGCGGTTGTTTGCATTCTTTGGTTCCTTCGGCCTCTACTGCCTGGATCTCGACGGCGAAGTGCTTTGGCAGAAGGATTTTGGCCTCATGCAGTCGCTGCACGGGCACGGTGAGGGAGCGTCGCCTGCGCTCTACGGCGACACGCTCGTGATCAATTGGGACCATGAGGGCCAGTCGTTCGTGGTGGCCCTCGACAAGCGGAGCGGTGACGAGCGTTGGAAAGTCGCACGCGATGAAGTCACTTCCTGGGCTACGCCGATCATCGTCGAACAGGCGGGCAAGCCGCAGGTCATTATCAGCGGCACCAACCGCGTGCGCGGCTACGATCTGGCCAGCGGCAAGATTCTGTGGGAGTGCGGCGGCCTGTCGGCCAACATCGTGGCCTCGCCGGTTTCCAGCCGCGGAGTAGTGTATGTGGGGAGCAGTTACGACAAGCGTGCCTTGCTGGCGATTCGCCTCGAAGGCGCCCAGGGCGACATCACCGGCAGCGAACAGGTGCTGTGGAGCCGCTCGCGCGGAACGCCCTATGTTCCGTCGCCGCTGTTGTACGGCGACACGCTTTATTTCCTCACGCACTATCAGGGCATCCTCAATCGAGTCGATGCGCGGACGGGCGAAGACCGGCCAGGGCCGCTTCGCCTGGGCGGAGTCAGCGAGGTTTATGCCTCGCCCGTCGGCGCGGCCGATCGTGTTTACGTGACCGATCGCAGCGGCTTGACGCTGGTGATCAGCCATAGCGACACGCCGCGGCTGTTGGCCCGCAACCAACTCGACGACACCTTCAGCGCGTCGGCCGCAATCGCCGGTGATGAGCTGTTTCTGCGCGGCGAGCACGCGCTATACTGCCTCGCCGAGAGTCGGTGA